The following are encoded together in the Daucus carota subsp. sativus chromosome 5, DH1 v3.0, whole genome shotgun sequence genome:
- the LOC135152851 gene encoding uncharacterized protein LOC135152851, giving the protein MSNMDKEWILKDRDSLDYEIGVEKFLIYVEQNCKNPKKVPCLCSKCINFKKFSIKIIRGHLYENGFSLGYIDWIWHGDQSVKSSMGSTLHPDEDEIIAASFEAASGVAAAAEPLYEGSDCTKLDSMLKLHNRKARFGISDNSFTDHLLSIVGSILLEDHALPVNAYEAKKSLSNLGLENIKIHNCPNECILYRGVNENALECPKCRLSRWKLGKDGKARVNVPAKVMWYFPIIPRFKRMFKSPSIAELLTWHSNHRLHDGQMRHPADSPAWRNIDYRWPTFGSEPSNLRLALDADGINPHNNGLTNRFSCWPVVLVTYNLPPWLCMKRKFMMLSVLVSGPHEPGNNIDVFLQSLIDDLKNLWEEGEPNVYDANTKSLFTLRAILMWMINDFPAYGNLSGCVNKGYLGCPICGDDTVAKYLPYSRKICYQGHRRYLPRHHPYRRKKAAFNGEQELGQALPPISGKQVLEQQEKIQFSL; this is encoded by the exons ATGTCGAATATGGATAAAGAATGGATTTTGAAAGATAGGGATTCGCTGGATTATGAAATTGGTGTTGAAAAATTCTTGATTTATGTTGAACAAAACTGCAAGAATCCTAAGAAAGTACCTTGCCTCTGCTCGAAATGCataaatttcaagaaattctcgatAAAAATAATTAGGGGTCATCTTTATGAAAATGGTTTTAGTTTGGGGTATATTGATTGGATTTGGCATGGGGATCAGAGTGTAAAGTCATCAATGGGTAGCACACTGCACCCTGATGAAGACGAGATAATTGCAGCTTCATTTGAAGCTGCATCGGgagttgctgctgctgctgag CCTCTATATGAGGGTAGTGACTGCACTAAATTAGATTCAATGTTAAAATTGCATAATCGGAAAGCGAGATTCGGTATTAGTGACAACTCCTTTACTGATCATTTACTCTCTATTGTCGGCTCCATCCTTCTTGAAGATCATGCACTACCTGTTAATGCATACGAAGCAAAgaaatctttatcaaatttaggCCTCGAGAATATAAAAATCCACAACTGTCCGAATGAATGTATTCTATATAGAGGAGTAAATGAGAATGCTTTAGAGTGTCCCAAGTGTCGTCTATCTCGGTGGAAGTTGGGGAAGGATGGTAAAGCAAGGGTTAACGTCCCGGCCAAAGTTATGTGGTACTTCCCTATCATTCCAAGATTTAAACGGATGTTTAAATCTCCTTCGATAGCTGAGTTATTGACTTGGCATTCCAACCATAGACTTCACGATGGCCAGATGCGCCATCCTGCTGATTCACCTGCTTGGCGGAATATCGATTACAGGTGGCCCACTTTCGGCAGTGAGCCTAGTAACCTGCGCTTAGCTCTGGATGCAGATGGTATAAATCCGCATAATAATGGGCTAACTAATCGATTTAGTTGTTGGCCAGTGGTATTAGTAACATATAATCTGCCTCCTTGGTTATGTATGAAGAGAAAGTTTATGATGTTAAGTGTATTAGTCTCCGGTCCACATGAACCAGGAAACAATATTGACGTGTTCTTACAATCGTTAATAGATGATTTGAAGAATCTTTGGGAAGAAGGTGAACCGAATGTATATGATGCGAACACTAAATCTCTATTTACTTTAAGGGCAATTCTTATGTGGATGATAAATGACTTTCCGGCATATGGAAATCTGTCCGGGTGCGTCAATAAGGGTTATTTGGGGTGTCCGATATGTGGTGACGATACCGTAGCTAAATATTTACCTTATAGTAGGAAAATATGTTATCAAGGTCATCGTCGGTATTTGCCTAGGCATCATCCATATAGGAGGAAGAAGGCAGCCTTTAATGGTGAACAAGAGCTTGGGCAGGCACTACCACCAATTTCTGGAAAGCAGGTGTTAGAGCAACaagaaaaaattcaattttctcTCTGA